A stretch of Vespula vulgaris chromosome 5, iyVesVulg1.1, whole genome shotgun sequence DNA encodes these proteins:
- the LOC127064208 gene encoding putative Polycomb group protein ASXL3 isoform X4 translates to MIVGAVMDTDVELSKEGCESGPGCSGYSSMVHSKKVIKHALRQQAKRRRKNTTIAAGNSRTLPRIVVKPLPPPPPNEPPPPVNNVQHINTVVEEPAATMREVLASLPGFSLKSGRRRSTKRLSATAQLEAGLVDLESPASILASTSLRALLNRHTFQGLPPLYQRKLAQLLPAVDRQDAATSGLNNEFFARACLEWRKRLAEGEFTPENQQRLKMEAERDKNKLDPWKVKHFEPIWGEKREPKLRSGLHCINESRSSGAVTRSSLRLRLENNIDTITSENTHCPIVLSEDKIEEDSCKIDINTNNTEDINDAQEEQANLLSTEYNESIHTDSVEIAVSTQLCQERIDDAIHVNDVTEETPKNNEIENQICQEKNVDTYMEEEVQENHKEVEVDVKDHLLEVAEENTGTLLEDNSSSKSNEQSEHVSLEEPNSQLPKECTPETSVDQISQISKEQITQISDDQIYQITDCETSTALGNSPTHSQVRTSDIVMDESNLMVNNTQSESGPVSHENSADGESQIPEGMEIDSETLQRIHELEVRGEMREAYEEISGCPEEIMYPILESMEMESNNTEETEAQVTAQVEDVRGPQDVTGGNEDEALREANNYVCSEMLECSWTVDPAVNTINNNNRTQEELQVPWPLVAAALDGSVAANITVTTQDECGETPATTESTNAAQQFINSDATVESVNCIQLPVVQGTPFQSESLAIGNPGTSCIMKNLQSQNPPIIAFPQLQSIRFVQTSFHSEQNTTPVLNNATAISTQLQNQPNSTPQVNIMRAQDEIVQLNTQNNILHNNIRDNVTQNQIQNTVPVGIGVQTQNRAQNTIMVQHQATTPTQSRQIVATLHQQQQQPQQYHNTTVSVSSRTSRSNNQGNQRGSRNSNKEQGGGRSRGTTKEPPGAVNLERSYQICQAVIQSSPNRDQLKAHLKPPPSLLARGDGAFTTSKSGGRTITTLKTQKTQQSMQHNKQGQNKPQAVMLRHVFATARQATSTEC, encoded by the exons ATGATTGTTG GTGCTGTCATGGACACTGATGTTGAACTGTCTAAAGAAGGATGTGAATCTGGTCCAGGTTGTTCCGGTTATTCTAGCATGGTGCACAGTAAGAAAGTTATCAAACATGCATTGCGGCAACAAGCCAAGAGACGTAGGAAAAATACCACCATAGCAGCAGGAAATTCTCGTACTTTGCCAAGAATCGTTGTTAAGCCACtgccaccacctccaccaaaCGAACCACCACCTCCGGTCAACAATGTACAACACATCAATACAG taGTTGAAGAACCTGCTGCAACAATGAGGGAAGTTTTGGCTAGTTTGCCAGGATTTAGTTTAAAATCAGGACGAAGACGTTCAACAAAGAGATTATCTGCAACTGCACAATTAGAAGCTGGTTTAGTAGATCTTGAATCACCAGCAAGCATTTTAGCTAGTACAAGTTTACGTGCTCTTTTAAACAGGCATACGTTCCAAGGCCTTCCTCCTTTATATCAGAGAAAACTCGCACAGCTTTTACCTGCCGTTGACAGACAG GATGCAGCAACTTCTGGATTAAATAATGAGTTTTTTGCTCGAGCTTGTTTAGAATGGCGTAAACGATTAGCAGAAGGAGAATTTACTCCAGAAAATCAACAGCGATTAAAGATGGAAGCAGAGCgtgacaaaaataaattagatccTTGGAAAGTAAAACATTTTGAACCCATTTGGGGTGAAAAACGTGAACCTAAACTAAGATCGGGTCTTCATTGTATTAATGAATCACGATCTAGTGGTGCGGTTACACGTTCGAGCCTAAGGTTACGTTTAGAAAACAATATTGATACAATTACATCAGAAAATACTCATTGTCCTATTGTATTGTCAGAAGATAAAATTGAGGAAGACAGTTGTAAAATTGACATTAATACGAATAACACAGAAGATATAAATGATGCACAGGAAGAGCAAgcaaatcttttatcaactGAATATAATGAATCTATACACACTGACTCTGTAGAAATAGCAGTAAGCACACAATTATGTCAGGAAAGGATAGATGATGCTATTCATGTTAATGATGTTACAGAAGAAACACCAAAAAATAATGAGATAGAAAATCAAATTTGTCAAGAAAAgaatgtagatacatatatggaaGAAGAGGTACAGGAAAATCATAAGGAAGTGGAAGTGGATGTCAAAGATCACCTTCTTGAAGTTGCAGAAGAAAATACAGGAACTTTATTAGAGGATAATTCATCATCAAAATCTAATGAACAATCAGAACATGTATCTTTAGAAGAGCCAAACTCACAATTGCCCAAGGAATGTACACCTGAAACTTCGGTGGATCAAATATCTCAAATATCAAAAGAACAAATTACCCAAATTTCTGATGatcaaatttatcaaataacaGATTGTGAAACTAGTACTGCACTTGGAAATTCACCGACACATTCTCAAGTTAGAACAAGTGATATTGTGATGGATGAATCAAATTTGATGGTTAATAATACACAATCAGAATCAGGGCCAGTCTCACATGAAAATTCAGCAGATGGTGAGTCACAAATTCCTGAGGGAATGGAAATTGATAGTGAAACTTTGCAACGTATACACGAGCTAGAG gTACGCGGGGAAATGCGAGAAGCTTATGAAGAAATTTCAGGATGCCCAGAAGAAATTATGTATCCTATTTTAGAGAGTATGGAAATGGAATCAAATAATACTGAAGAAACAGAGGCTCAGGTGACTGCACAAGTAGAAGATGTTAGAGGGCCGCAAGACGTAACTGGCGGAAATGAAGATGAAGCTTTGAGGGAAGCGAATAATTATGTTTGTTCAGAAATGTTAGAGTGTAGTTGGACAGTAGATCCTGCTGTTAATACcatcaataataacaatagg ACACAAGAAGAACTTCAAGTTCCCTGGCCTTTAGTAGCTGCTGCTTTAGACGGTTCGGTTGCTGCTAATATTACAGTGACTACACAAGATGAATGTGGTGAAACACCTGCTACAACTGAATCAACAAATGCTGCACAACAATTCATAAACTCAGACGCTACTGTTGAATCTGTTAACTGTATTCAACTTCCCGTCGTTCAAGGAACTCCTTTCCAATCTGAAAGCTTAGCAATTGGCAATCCAGGAACAAGTTGCATAATGAAGAATCTTCAATCACAGAATCCACCAATTATTGCCTTTCCACAATTGCAGTCTATTAGATTTGTACAAACCAGTTTTCATTCAGAGCAAAATACAACACCAGTATTGAACAATGCTACTGCAATTTCGACTCAGTTACAAAATCAGCCGAACTCAACTCCGCAGGTTAACATTATGAGAGCACAGGATGAAATTGTACAGTTGAACACACAGAATAATATTCTGCATAATAATATTCGTGATAATGTGACACAAAATCAAATTCAAAATACAGTACCAGTTGGAATTGGAGTGCAAACACAGAATAGAGCACAAAATACTATTATGGTTCAACATCAAGCAACAACACCTACACAATCGCGTCAAATCGTCGCCACTTTAcatcaacagcagcaacaaccaCAACAGTATCACAATACAACTGTGTCAGTTTCTTCAAGAACATCTCGTTCTAATAATCAAGGAAATCAAAGAGGTTCTAGGAATAGTAACAAAGAACAGGGGGGAGGAAGATCCAGAGGTACAACTAAGGAACCACCAGGAGCTGTTAATTTAGAACGCAGCTATCAAATTTGTCAAGCG GTAATACAAAGTTCACCGAATAGAGATCAACTTAAAGCCCATCTTAAACCACCACCTAGTTTGTTAGCAAGAGGTGATGGAGCGTTTACAACTAGTAAGTCTGGCGGGCGAACAATCACAACACTTAAAACTCAAAAAACACAACAATCAATGCAACATAATAAGCAAGGACAAAATAAGCCTCAAGCTGTCATGCTTAGGCATGTGTTTGCTACAGCACGTCAAGCAACATCTACAGAG TGCTAA